The following coding sequences are from one Musa acuminata AAA Group cultivar baxijiao chromosome BXJ1-6, Cavendish_Baxijiao_AAA, whole genome shotgun sequence window:
- the LOC135675805 gene encoding uncharacterized protein LOC135675805, which produces MEGGARENGGEAAAVTEEAEAVGSSLTMERVAAAKKFIENHYRNQTKNIKERKERRWFLERKLASSKVSKEEQINMLKDLERKETEYMRLKRHKICVDDFELLTIIGRGAFGEVRLCREKTSGNIYAMKKLKKSEMVTRGQVEHVIAERNLLAEVASHCIVKLYYSFQDTEDLYLIMEYLPGGDMMTLLIREDTLTETVARFYIAQSVSAIESIHKHNYIHRDIKPDNLLLDKNGHMKLSDFGLCKPIDCLKLSTLNEDELLSDENLRESMDVDGFSYTNNDSGWKSPHEQLQHWQMNRRKLAFSTVGTPDYIAPEVLLKKGYGMECDWWSLGAIMYEMLVGYPPFYSDDPITTCRKIVHWRNHLIFPEDARLSPEAKDLICRLLCDVEHRIGSRGADQLKAHPWFKDIIWDKLYEMEAAFKPEVNGELDTQNFLKFDELDPPTPARTGSGLTRKKLLNAQDLSFVGYTFKNFDAVKGLHQPTDNSVMKSEKRSTEGKSYVDMVASGDAVAP; this is translated from the exons atgGAGGGAGGGGCGAGGGAGAACGGAGGGGAAGCTGCGGCGGTGAcggaggaggcggaggcggtgGGGTCGAGCTTGACGATGGAGCGGGTGGCTGCCGCCAAGAAGTTCATCGAGAACCACTACAGGAACCAGACGAAGAACATCAAGGAGCGGAAAGAACG ACGTTGGTTCTTGGAGAGAAAATTGGCTTCTTCAAAAGTTTCCAAGGAGGAGCAGATCAATATGCTGAAGGATCTTGAAAGAAAGGAGACAGAGTATATGAGGCTTAAAAGGCACAAAATCTGCGTTGATGATTTTGAGCTGCTGACCATAATTGGGAGGGGAGCTTTTGGGGAG GTCAGACTCTGTCGGGAGAAGACCTCTGGCAATATTTATGCCATGAAAAAGCTGAAGAAATCTGAAATGGTTACCAGAGGTCAG GTGGAGCATGTAATAGCTGAGAGAAACTTGCTTGCTGAAGTTGCTAGCCATTGCATCGTTAAACTCTACTATTCATTTCAAGATACTGAAGACCTTTACCTAATTATGGAATATCTTCCTGGAGGGGACATGATGACCCTGCTTATCAGAGAAGATACCTTGACTGAAACAGTGGCTAGATTTTACATTGCTCAGAGTGTGTCGGCCATAGAGTCCATTCATAAACACAATTATATTCACAG GGACATAAAGCCTGACAACCTTCTGTTGGACAAAAATGGTCACATGAAGCTGTCAGACTTTGGCTTGTGTAAACCAATTGATTGTTTAAAGCTCTCGACATTGAATGAAGATGAACTGCTGAGTGATGAAAATCTTAGGGAGTCGATGGATGTTGATGGTTTTTCTTATACAAATAATGATAGCGGGTGGAAAAGCCCTCACGAACAACTGCAGCATTGGCAGATGAACAGGAGGAAGCTG GCATTTTCCACAGTTGGAACACCTGACTATATTGCTCCAGAAGTATTACTAAAGAAAGGATATGGGATGGAGTGTGATTG GTGGTCCCTCGGTGCGATTATGTATGAGATGCTTGTTGGCTATCCACCATTCTATTCTGATGACCCAATAACTACATGCCGTAAG ATTGTGCATTGGAGAAACCATTTAATATTTCCAGAAGATGCAAGGTTGTCTCCCGAGGCAAAGGATCTTATATGTAGATTATTATGTGATGTTGAGCACAGAATTGGCAGTAGAGGAGCAGATCAATTAAAG GCTCATCCCTGGTTTAAAGATATTATTTGGGATAAGCTTTATGAAATGGAGGCAGCATTTAAACCCGAAGTTAATGGCGAACTAGATACACAGAATTTCTTGAAGTTTGATGAA TTGGATCCGCCTACTCCAGCAAGAACTGGTTCCGGGCTTACAAGGAag AAATTGCTAAATGCTCAAGATTTGAGCTTTGTTGGATATACTTTCAAGAATTTTGATGCCGTCAAAGGGTTACATCAACCTACTG
- the LOC135675806 gene encoding protein ANTAGONIST OF LIKE HETEROCHROMATIN PROTEIN 1-like, which translates to MTANQTPSRFPSPATAFDDDLFSYYFSFFHDTAAASDPQPSSALPSAMEPNPNKRRREDDLSPSRLVALKPSSSSSSPPPVDDDAAEQEEAQAVPPTVQPGHRRLWVKDRSSDWWDYYNHPDLPEDEFRRAFRMCRATFDFICDELGSAVAKEDTALRAAIPVRQRVAVCVWRLATGEPLRLVSRRFGLGISTCHKLVLEVCTAIRNVLLPRLLLWPAPSEAASAAARFEALSGIPNVVGAMYTTHIPIIAPKESAATYFNRRHTERNQKTSYTVTIQGVVDPDGVFTDVCIGWPGSMPDDQVLEKSALFERANSGLLNNQWLVGGGSYPLLDWVLVPYAQTNLTWAQHAFNEKIGEVQRVAKEAFARLKGRWGCLQKRAEVKLQDLPVFLGACCVLHNICETKGEEMDPELRCDVVDDEMVPENGVRSASAMQNRDSIAHNLLHRGLAGTAFL; encoded by the coding sequence ATGACCGCTAACCAAACTCCTTCACGCTTCCCCTCCCCCGCCACCGCTTTCGACGACGACCTCTTCTCCTACTACTTCTCCTTCTTCCACGACACTGCCGCGGCCTCCGACCCTCAACCATCTTCCGCTCTTCCCTCGGCCATGGAACCCAACCCCAACAAGCGCCGGCGGGAGGATGACCTATCCCCCAGCCGGCTCGTCGCCTTGaagccgtcctcctcctcctcttccccccCTCCCGTCGACGACGACGCCGCGGAGCAGGAAGAGGCGCAGGCGGTGCCTCCAACGGTGCAGCCTGGGCACCGCCGTCTCTGGGTCAAGGACCGGTCCAGTGACTGGTGGGACTATTACAACCACCCGGACCTCCCGGAGGACGAGTTCCGACGCGCCTTCCGTATGTGTCGCGCTACCTTCGACTTCATCTGCGATGAGCTCGGCTCCGCCGTAGCCAAGGAGGACACGGCGCTCCGCGCCGCCATCCCCGTCCGGCAGCGGGTTGCCGTTTGCGTGTGGCGACTTGCCACTGGCGAGCCTCTCCGGCTCGTCTCCCGCCGGTTCGGCCTCGGTATCTCCACCTGTCATAAGCTCGTTCTCGAAGTCTGCACCGCCATCCGGAACGTTCTCTTGCCGCGATTGCTCCTCTGGCCCGCCCCATCCGAAGCAGCCTCCGCAGCCGCGCGCTTCGAGGCTCTCTCCGGCATCCCCAACGTCGTCGGCGCCATGTACACAACCCACATCCCCATCATCGCCCCCAAGGAGAGCGCCGCCACCTACTTCAACCGCCGCCACACCGAGCGCAATCAGAAGACCTCCTACACCGTGACCATCCAAGGCGTCGTCGACCCCGACGGCGTCTTCACCGACGTCTGCATCGGGTGGCCCGGGTCGATGCCGGACGACCAAGTGCTCGAGAAATCGGCGCTGTTTGAGCGCGCCAACAGCGGCCTCTTGAACAACCAGTGGCTCGTCGGCGGTGGCAGCTACCCTCTTCTGGACTGGGTGCTCGTCCCGTACGCCCAAACGAACCTGACATGGGCGCAGCACGCCTTCAACGAGAAGATCGGGGAGGTGCAGCGCGTGGCCAAGGAGGCCTTCGCCAGGCTGAAGGGAAGGTGGGGATGCCTGCAGAAGAGGGCCGAAGTGAAGCTGCAGGACTTGCCCGTGTTCCTCGGTGCCTGCTGCGTGCTCCACAACATATGCGAGACGAAAGGAGAGGAGATGGACCCAGAGCTGCGGTGCGACGTGGTGGACGACGAGATGGTGCCCGAGAACGGCGTCCGATCGGCGAGTGCCATGCAGAACAGGGATAGCATTGCTCATAATCTGCTGCACCGTGGCCTTGCCGGAACAGCTTTCTTGTAG